The following are encoded together in the Candidatus Neomarinimicrobiota bacterium genome:
- the rpoC gene encoding DNA-directed RNA polymerase subunit beta': protein MLNKSVVNDFTEITIRLASPEKILRESRGEIFKPETINYRTYKPEKDGLFCERIFGPVKDWECHCGKYKRIRYKGIICDRCGVEVTRKKVRRERMGHITLAVPVVHTWYLRSIPSTLAHTLGMTSKNLERIIYYESYVVISPGKADVEPGEILDEEDFIELDAIYGPDALGADEEDVFVAKTGGEAILSMLRDLEIKKTMIELKEIVKTTRSQQKKADALKRLRMIKAFDTLGSDVPNRPEWMVLTILPVIPPELRPLVPLDGGRFAASDLNDLYRRVIIRNNRLRQLMEIKAPDVILRNEKRMLQESVDSLFDNSRKQSAVRSGTRRPLKSLSDMLSGKQGRFRQNLLGKRVDYSGRSVIVVGPDLKLHECGIPKEMAIELFKPHIVSELLVRNYAKTPKQAKVMVEEKLPEIYDVLEYVVKDHPVMLNRAPTLHRLGIQAFQPVLINGRAIRLHPLVCSAFNADFDGDQMAVHLPLSPEAITEARMLMLSSHNILHPAHGSPITIPSQDMVLGCYYLTKIRPDAMGEGMIFSSEDEAVLAVYNQYLDYHAKIKVRRDGGLLDTTAGRLLLNQVLPEDYPFVNELITKKRLEKLISDVMRFSGNYKTVLFLDALKKLGFEYATKSGVSIGLSDILIPKKKETLLAKSAKEVEKVNADRKAGWLTEGERYNKVLDIWTHTTNQVASMMMDGLSSDDHGFNSVYIMADSGARGSSDQIKQLAGMRGLMAKPKKSMKGSQGEIIETPITSNFKEGLTVLEYFISTHGARKGLADTALKTADAGYLTRRLVDVAQDVVIRLEDCGTINGIDVKALKQGEDIIEPL, encoded by the coding sequence TTGCTTAATAAATCTGTAGTCAACGACTTTACCGAGATCACGATCCGCCTGGCTTCGCCAGAAAAGATTCTTCGCGAATCCCGGGGTGAGATCTTTAAACCTGAGACCATCAATTACCGGACATACAAACCGGAAAAAGATGGTCTTTTCTGTGAACGTATCTTTGGTCCTGTCAAGGATTGGGAATGTCATTGCGGCAAGTACAAACGAATTCGATATAAGGGTATTATTTGTGACCGCTGTGGTGTTGAAGTAACCCGCAAAAAAGTTCGTCGTGAGCGGATGGGGCATATCACCCTGGCCGTTCCGGTAGTGCATACCTGGTATCTTCGATCGATTCCTTCTACCCTTGCTCATACACTGGGAATGACTTCCAAGAATCTCGAACGTATTATTTATTATGAATCTTACGTTGTTATCTCTCCTGGAAAAGCTGATGTTGAGCCAGGTGAGATCCTGGATGAAGAAGATTTCATCGAGCTGGATGCTATTTATGGTCCGGATGCTCTGGGTGCAGATGAAGAAGATGTGTTTGTCGCCAAAACTGGTGGCGAAGCCATTCTGTCCATGCTCCGGGATCTGGAGATCAAAAAGACCATGATCGAGCTTAAAGAGATCGTCAAGACCACTCGTAGCCAGCAGAAGAAAGCAGATGCTCTGAAGCGTCTCAGAATGATCAAAGCTTTTGATACACTGGGGAGCGATGTTCCCAATCGTCCAGAATGGATGGTCCTTACTATTTTACCGGTGATCCCACCGGAACTGCGACCTCTGGTACCTCTGGATGGTGGCCGTTTTGCTGCTTCAGATCTTAATGATCTTTACCGCCGTGTGATTATCCGGAATAACCGTCTTCGTCAACTGATGGAGATCAAGGCACCGGATGTGATCCTGAGAAATGAAAAACGCATGCTGCAGGAATCGGTTGATTCTCTATTTGACAATAGTCGCAAGCAAAGTGCTGTTCGCTCTGGAACCCGTCGTCCGCTGAAATCCTTGTCTGATATGCTATCCGGTAAACAGGGTCGCTTCCGTCAGAATCTACTGGGTAAGCGTGTTGATTATTCTGGTCGTTCTGTTATCGTTGTGGGTCCCGATCTTAAATTACATGAGTGTGGTATCCCCAAGGAAATGGCCATTGAGCTATTTAAACCACACATCGTTTCAGAACTTCTGGTGCGCAACTATGCCAAAACGCCCAAGCAGGCCAAGGTTATGGTTGAAGAGAAGTTGCCGGAGATCTATGATGTTCTGGAGTATGTGGTCAAAGATCACCCCGTGATGTTGAATCGTGCTCCTACCTTGCACCGTTTAGGTATCCAGGCTTTTCAGCCGGTTCTGATTAATGGACGGGCAATTAGACTCCACCCATTGGTTTGTTCAGCTTTCAATGCTGACTTTGACGGTGATCAGATGGCGGTTCACTTGCCACTTTCCCCTGAAGCTATTACTGAAGCACGCATGCTCATGCTATCCAGTCACAATATCCTCCATCCTGCACACGGTTCGCCGATCACTATTCCTTCACAGGATATGGTTTTGGGTTGCTACTATCTGACCAAGATTCGGCCAGATGCCATGGGTGAGGGAATGATATTCAGCTCAGAGGATGAAGCTGTTTTGGCTGTATACAATCAATATCTTGATTACCATGCCAAGATCAAAGTTCGCCGTGATGGTGGATTACTCGATACAACTGCTGGTCGCCTTCTGCTCAACCAGGTGCTTCCGGAAGATTATCCTTTCGTTAATGAATTGATCACTAAAAAACGACTTGAGAAGCTGATCAGCGACGTTATGCGTTTTTCCGGTAACTACAAGACGGTACTTTTTCTGGATGCACTTAAAAAACTGGGATTTGAATATGCCACTAAAAGTGGTGTCTCAATTGGTTTGTCCGACATCTTGATTCCTAAAAAGAAAGAAACGCTTTTGGCAAAATCTGCCAAAGAAGTTGAGAAGGTCAATGCTGACCGAAAAGCTGGCTGGCTGACTGAAGGTGAACGCTACAATAAGGTTCTGGATATCTGGACTCACACTACAAATCAAGTTGCCAGTATGATGATGGATGGCCTGAGCTCTGATGATCATGGTTTCAATTCAGTATATATAATGGCTGATTCCGGCGCTCGTGGATCCTCTGATCAGATCAAGCAGCTGGCCGGTATGCGTGGATTGATGGCAAAACCCAAGAAATCCATGAAAGGTAGTCAGGGAGAGATCATTGAAACCCCGATTACATCAAACTTCAAAGAAGGTCTCACCGTTCTTGAGTATTTTATCTCGACTCACGGTGCTCGAAAAGGACTGGCTGATACTGCCCTGAAAACTGCTGATGCAGGTTACCTGACTCGTCGTTTGGTTGATGTAGCTCAGGATGTTGTGATCCGTCTCGAAGACTGCGGTACTATTAATGGTATTGATGTAAAAGCCTTAAAACAGGGTGAAGATATCATCGAGCCACTAAA
- the rplJ gene encoding 50S ribosomal protein L10 — protein MPNQKNINSLNSIREKISNASAIYFTDYVGLTVEETNALRSQFHEANVEFRVLKNRLVSIAVKESGYEGLEAVLKGPTALAFGKEDPTAPARVIKEFLKKEGKAKEKPAVKGLVFEGQVLDASFYVKLANLPGKDELLAMLLGGLQSPMQNTLSVLQAPMRNLAGVLLSLKETKN, from the coding sequence ATGCCAAATCAAAAAAATATTAACTCCCTGAATTCTATCCGGGAGAAGATCTCAAACGCCAGCGCCATCTATTTCACTGACTATGTTGGGCTCACGGTAGAGGAGACCAATGCACTCAGGTCTCAGTTCCATGAGGCTAATGTTGAGTTTCGTGTTCTTAAGAACAGGCTCGTAAGCATTGCTGTGAAAGAAAGTGGTTATGAAGGTCTCGAAGCTGTACTGAAGGGACCCACAGCTCTGGCTTTTGGGAAAGAAGATCCGACAGCGCCAGCTCGAGTGATCAAAGAATTCCTTAAAAAGGAAGGTAAGGCTAAAGAAAAACCAGCTGTAAAAGGTTTGGTTTTTGAGGGCCAGGTATTGGACGCCTCTTTCTATGTGAAGTTGGCTAATTTACCAGGGAAAGACGAGTTACTTGCCATGCTGCTCGGTGGGCTGCAGTCTCCCATGCAGAATACCCTGAGTGTGCTTCAAGCTCCCATGCGGAATTTGGCAGGTGTTTTATTATCATTAAAAGAAACAAAGAATTAA
- the rpoB gene encoding DNA-directed RNA polymerase subunit beta codes for MSLPSKIERFSFSKIGSQIDLPNLLDLQVASWREFLQEDNAAYERDNKGLEAIFQAVFPIEDNHGNYKLDYVSYSVGLPRYSIEECLERGVTYSVPLKVKLILHATEEGSEPGDYSVHVEQDIFFGNIPYMTKGGAFVVNGAERVIVSQLMRSPGVFFDMKIHPNGTKLYSARLIPFRGSWLDITTDIHDVIYAVIDRRRKFPISLLLRAMKFSSNESILSSFGVIRELRLADNVGLKSFYDTPVPVDVINKETGEILMEAGDKLTKEKVRELKKEGVGGVMVVSDPEDIAYDLLANTLAKDRSSDTNEALRIFYTEMRGGEPPNLDLAEKFLSRLFFDPKKYDLGEVGRYRMNKKFGIDVPLEELVLTPEDIIMSVNFLLEMRKGERGTDDIDHLGNRRVRTVGEQIGNQFSVALSRMTRTIRERMNVRDTENLTPQDLINSRIVTSAISSFFGTNQLSQFMDQTNPLAEVTHKRRLSSLGPGALTRERAGFEVRDVHYTHYGRLCPIETPEGPNIGLISSLASYGVVNRLGFIETPYRKLVNSGGKPKVSKTVEYLSADDEDRTFIAQANSPMDEDGFITEDRVQVRIRGDFPVKDISEVSYMDVSPLQIVSPAAACIPFLEHDDANRALMGSNMQRQSVPLLWPEAPIVGTGFEKIVAKDSRALLLSDVKGIVKSVSAEEIIVKTTRRIDEEVTLIEEPGMVTYKLRKFQRSNQDSCINQKVLVEVGQRIAPGDVLADGMSTDRGDLALGRNITVAFMPWRGYNFEDAIVLSERLLKGDIFTSMRLKEIELEVRETKRGEEELTRDIPNVSEEATRNLSNDGIIRVGAEVHPGDILIGKVTPKGETDPTPEEKLLKAIFGEKAGDVKDASKRADPGVKGVVIRTELYTRKARESRLDEKRKLDALKQRASLDKTALTKKRNEKVNHLLLDQKSAAVADLGGRVILKAGTPFTKEAIATLNFDRVNRREPILADEDRNVKLNKLLNEYERLYREIEQNYENDVYKQKVGDDLQPGVIQLAKVQIATKRKISIGDKMAGRHGNKGVVAAVVAEEDMPFMDDGRPVDIVLNPLGVPSRMNLGQLYETMLGWAGRELGVMFETPVFDGAKLADVEALMKKAKLPVGGKQKLIDGRTGEYIDNPVTIGEIYMMKLTHQVDDKMHARSTGPYSLITQQPLGGKAQFGGQRFGEMEVWALEAYGAAHTLQEMLTVKSDDVEGRSKVYNALVKGDNLPEFGIPESFNVLLREMKGLGLDVELK; via the coding sequence TTGTCCCTGCCTAGTAAAATAGAACGATTCTCCTTCTCCAAAATCGGTTCACAGATCGACCTTCCCAACCTGCTGGATTTGCAGGTTGCCTCATGGAGAGAATTTCTTCAGGAAGATAATGCTGCCTACGAACGCGATAACAAGGGTTTGGAGGCAATATTTCAAGCTGTATTTCCCATTGAAGACAATCACGGGAACTACAAGCTGGATTACGTATCCTACTCTGTCGGTTTACCTAGATATTCCATTGAGGAGTGCCTGGAGCGTGGAGTCACCTATTCCGTACCCTTAAAGGTAAAACTTATTCTACATGCAACTGAGGAAGGTTCCGAACCAGGCGATTATTCTGTTCATGTGGAGCAGGATATCTTTTTTGGAAATATCCCATATATGACCAAGGGTGGTGCTTTTGTTGTTAATGGCGCTGAACGGGTCATTGTTTCTCAGCTAATGCGTTCTCCAGGTGTGTTTTTCGATATGAAAATTCACCCCAACGGTACCAAGCTTTATTCTGCCCGCCTGATTCCCTTTCGGGGCAGTTGGCTGGATATCACAACTGATATCCATGATGTCATTTATGCAGTCATCGATAGACGCCGTAAATTCCCCATCTCATTACTGCTCAGGGCAATGAAATTCTCCTCGAATGAGTCTATTCTTAGCTCATTCGGTGTCATTCGCGAATTACGCCTGGCTGATAATGTTGGTTTGAAATCCTTCTATGACACACCAGTACCAGTGGATGTCATTAATAAAGAAACTGGCGAGATCCTTATGGAGGCCGGTGATAAGCTGACCAAGGAAAAGGTTCGTGAGCTGAAAAAAGAAGGCGTTGGCGGTGTCATGGTTGTAAGTGACCCGGAAGACATTGCCTATGATCTGCTGGCAAATACACTGGCCAAGGATCGTTCATCAGACACCAACGAAGCACTCAGAATATTTTATACTGAAATGCGTGGTGGCGAACCACCGAACCTGGATCTGGCTGAAAAATTTCTATCCAGACTCTTTTTTGATCCTAAAAAATATGATCTTGGAGAAGTTGGCCGTTATCGTATGAACAAGAAGTTTGGTATCGATGTTCCTTTGGAGGAATTGGTACTGACACCGGAAGATATCATCATGTCGGTGAACTTTTTGTTGGAGATGCGTAAAGGAGAACGAGGTACTGATGATATTGATCACCTGGGCAATCGCCGCGTGCGAACAGTTGGTGAACAGATCGGGAACCAGTTTTCTGTAGCTCTGAGTAGAATGACACGAACCATTCGTGAGCGAATGAACGTGCGTGATACTGAGAATTTGACTCCTCAGGATCTAATCAATTCACGGATCGTGACCTCTGCTATCAGTTCCTTTTTTGGAACCAATCAATTATCCCAGTTCATGGATCAAACCAATCCATTGGCTGAAGTTACCCATAAACGTCGTTTGTCCTCTCTGGGGCCGGGAGCTCTCACCAGGGAACGCGCCGGTTTTGAGGTTCGAGATGTTCACTATACTCACTATGGTCGATTGTGTCCCATTGAGACGCCTGAAGGTCCTAATATTGGTTTGATATCCTCTCTGGCCTCTTATGGGGTGGTTAACCGTCTTGGATTTATCGAGACTCCTTACCGAAAATTGGTCAATAGTGGTGGAAAACCGAAGGTCTCTAAAACGGTAGAGTATCTCTCCGCAGATGATGAAGATCGTACATTTATCGCCCAGGCAAACTCGCCTATGGACGAAGATGGGTTCATTACAGAAGATCGGGTGCAGGTACGGATCCGAGGTGACTTTCCGGTGAAAGATATTTCAGAAGTGTCCTATATGGATGTTTCTCCCTTGCAGATTGTGTCACCGGCTGCTGCGTGTATACCCTTTCTGGAGCATGACGATGCAAACCGGGCCCTGATGGGTTCTAACATGCAGCGTCAGTCCGTTCCATTACTGTGGCCGGAAGCTCCAATTGTTGGAACTGGATTTGAGAAGATTGTCGCTAAAGATTCCCGTGCATTGCTCCTTTCAGATGTGAAAGGTATTGTTAAGTCTGTCAGTGCTGAAGAGATCATCGTAAAAACGACTCGTCGTATAGATGAAGAAGTGACTCTCATTGAAGAACCCGGCATGGTAACCTATAAGCTGAGAAAATTTCAGCGGAGTAATCAGGACTCCTGTATCAATCAGAAGGTATTGGTTGAAGTTGGACAACGGATCGCTCCTGGTGATGTTTTAGCGGATGGCATGAGTACTGACCGGGGAGATCTAGCCTTGGGTCGGAATATCACCGTTGCTTTCATGCCCTGGCGTGGATATAACTTTGAGGATGCAATCGTTCTCTCTGAACGTCTTCTCAAGGGCGATATCTTCACCAGTATGCGTTTGAAGGAGATTGAGCTTGAAGTTCGTGAAACCAAGCGTGGTGAAGAAGAACTGACCCGGGATATCCCCAATGTCAGTGAAGAAGCTACCCGGAATCTGAGTAATGATGGTATCATTCGAGTAGGGGCTGAAGTCCATCCTGGTGATATCCTTATTGGAAAGGTTACTCCCAAGGGTGAGACTGATCCAACTCCGGAAGAAAAACTGCTTAAAGCCATCTTTGGTGAAAAAGCAGGCGATGTGAAAGATGCTTCAAAACGGGCTGACCCCGGTGTAAAGGGTGTGGTTATTCGTACTGAACTCTATACCCGCAAGGCTCGTGAATCCCGTCTGGATGAAAAACGTAAACTGGATGCTCTCAAGCAGCGTGCCAGTCTTGATAAAACGGCGCTGACAAAAAAGCGCAACGAAAAAGTAAATCATCTGTTGCTGGATCAAAAATCTGCAGCAGTGGCCGATCTTGGTGGCAGGGTTATTCTGAAAGCTGGAACGCCTTTTACCAAGGAAGCTATTGCAACGCTGAACTTTGATCGGGTAAATCGCCGGGAACCCATTCTGGCTGATGAAGATCGCAATGTTAAGCTGAATAAACTGCTCAACGAATATGAACGTCTCTATCGCGAGATCGAACAGAATTATGAGAATGATGTTTATAAGCAGAAGGTAGGGGATGACCTGCAGCCTGGAGTTATTCAGCTGGCAAAGGTTCAGATCGCTACCAAGCGCAAGATATCCATCGGTGATAAGATGGCTGGTCGTCACGGAAACAAAGGTGTTGTAGCCGCTGTTGTGGCTGAAGAAGATATGCCTTTCATGGATGATGGTCGTCCGGTAGATATTGTTCTTAATCCCCTGGGTGTACCATCACGTATGAACCTGGGACAGCTGTATGAAACAATGCTGGGCTGGGCTGGTCGTGAACTGGGAGTTATGTTTGAGACTCCGGTTTTTGATGGTGCCAAACTGGCAGATGTCGAAGCATTGATGAAGAAAGCTAAACTGCCAGTAGGTGGTAAGCAGAAGCTTATCGACGGGCGCACAGGAGAATATATTGATAATCCTGTGACAATCGGCGAGATCTATATGATGAAGCTGACCCATCAGGTAGATGATAAGATGCATGCCAGATCCACGGGACCCTATTCACTCATTACTCAGCAACCACTGGGCGGAAAAGCGCAGTTTGGGGGCCAGCGATTTGGTGAAATGGAAGTATGGGCTTTGGAAGCTTATGGCGCTGCCCATACGCTCCAGGAAATGCTTACTGTGAAATCTGATGATGTAGAGGGCCGCTCGAAGGTCTATAATGCCCTGGTTAAAGGGGATAATCTACCTGAATTCGGTATTCCTGAATCCTTCAACGTATTGTTACGTGAAATGAAGGGTCTGGGTCTGGATGTTGAATTAAAGTAA
- the rplL gene encoding 50S ribosomal protein L7/L12: MGITRDDVMSYLETANMLEISELITAIEDKFGVTAAAPVAMAAGPAAAVEEVEEQTEFDVVLEGPGDKKINVIKVVRQVTALGLKEAKELVDSAPSKIKEAVSKDEAEELKKKLEEAGASVSLK, from the coding sequence ATGGGTATCACACGTGATGATGTAATGAGCTATCTTGAAACCGCTAACATGCTCGAGATTTCTGAGCTTATAACTGCTATCGAAGACAAATTCGGTGTTACAGCCGCTGCTCCAGTCGCTATGGCCGCTGGTCCTGCTGCTGCCGTTGAAGAAGTCGAAGAGCAGACTGAGTTCGATGTAGTACTAGAAGGTCCCGGCGATAAAAAGATCAATGTTATCAAGGTTGTTCGCCAAGTAACCGCTCTTGGGCTTAAAGAAGCCAAAGAACTGGTTGATAGCGCTCCCAGCAAAATCAAGGAAGCTGTTTCCAAAGATGAAGCTGAAGAGCTCAAAAAGAAATTGGAAGAAGCTGGAGCTTCTGTCAGTCTTAAATAG